Proteins from one Erythrolamprus reginae isolate rEryReg1 chromosome 6, rEryReg1.hap1, whole genome shotgun sequence genomic window:
- the IFRD1 gene encoding interferon-related developmental regulator 1 isoform X2 → MPKSKRRGGGTSRGTSGAQHRNMQPFSDEDASVETMSHCSDPASFNEDGPEIDEEATQENLEYKLKGFIDLTLDKSTKTRQSVLEGLKSAFTSKMLYEFILERRITLTDSIERCIKKGKGDEQCAAVGLACLLCIQLGAGIESEEVFKTLAPLLKKILCDVSANMKARQASATCLGVCCFIATDNIMELYLTMECLENIFTKSYQKERTQDGISSTHNHGLYISALLAWNLLLTICPMNEVKKKLEIHLHTFPNLLSYDDVNMRIAAGETLAVLFELTRESDEEFFNEDMELLTQKLKALATDGNKHRAKVDKRKQRSVFRDVLRTIEEHDFPTETVKFGPERMYIDCWVKKQTYNTFKEILGSGMQYHLQHLYNSAAFKARTKARSKCRDKRTDVDEVF, encoded by the exons ATGCCCAAATCGAAGCGGCGAGGAGGGGGTACCTCGCGCGGAACATCAG gTGCCCAGCACAGAAACATGCAACCTTTTAGTGATGAAGATGCATCAGTTGAAACTATGAGCCACTGCAGTGATCCTGCCAGCTTCAATGAAGATG GGCCTGAGATTGATGAGGAAGCTACCCAAGAGAACTTGGAATATAAACTGAAAGGGTTTATTGACTTGACGTTAGACAAGAG tacaaagacGAGGCAGTCCGTTCTTGAGGGTCTTAAAAGTGCTTTCACATCAAAAATGCTTTATGAGTTCATCCTGGAAAGGAGAATAACACTCACAGACAGTATTGAACGTTGTATCAAGAAAG GCAAGGGTGATGAACAGTGTGCAGCTGTAGGACTGGCTTGTCTGCTCTGCATACAGTTGGGGGCAGGAATTGAAAGTGAGGAAGTCTTTAAAACCCTTGCACCTCTCCTAAAGAAAATACTCTGTGATGTTTCAGCAAATATGAAAGCTAGGCAAGCT TCTGCTACCTGCTTAGGAGTCTGTTGCTTTATTGCTACTGATAATATCATG gAATTATATTTGACAATGGAATGCTTGGAAAATATATTCACAAAATCCTACCAGAAAGAGAGAACTCAAGATGGTATTTCCAGCACTCATAATCATGGTCTTTATATAAGTGCTCTCTTAGCATGGAACCTTCTGTTGACCATCTGCCCAATGAATGAAGTAAAGAAAAAGCTTGAAAT ACATTTGCATACATTTCCTAACCTGCTGTCCTATGATGATGTAAACATGAGGATTGCTGCCGGGGAAACATTGGCTGTTTTATTTGAACTTACAAGAGAATCTGATGAG GAATTTTTTAATGAGGATATGGAGCTTCTAACACAGAAATTGAAGGCTCTAGCAACAGATGGAAATAAGCATCGTGCGAAAGTAGACAAAAGGAAACAGCGATCTGTCTTCAGGGATGTCTTACGAACTATTGAG GAACACGACTTTCCCACAGAGACAGTCAAGTTTGGACCAGAGCGCATGTACATTGACTGTTGggttaaaaagcaaacatacaataCTTTCAAGGAAATTTTAGGATCAGGAATGCAGTATCATTTACAG CATTTGTACAACTCTGCAGCATTCAAAGCTCGGACTAAGGCTCGAAGCAAATGCCGTGATAAAAGAACAGATGTGGATGAAGTGTTCTAA
- the IFRD1 gene encoding interferon-related developmental regulator 1 isoform X1 — translation MPKSKRRGGGTSRGTSGAQHRNMQPFSDEDASVETMSHCSDPASFNEDGPEIDEEATQENLEYKLKGFIDLTLDKSTKTRQSVLEGLKSAFTSKMLYEFILERRITLTDSIERCIKKGKGDEQCAAVGLACLLCIQLGAGIESEEVFKTLAPLLKKILCDVSANMKARQASATCLGVCCFIATDNIMELYLTMECLENIFTKSYQKERTQDGISSTHNHGLYISALLAWNLLLTICPMNEVKKKLEIHLHTFPNLLSYDDVNMRIAAGETLAVLFELTRESDEEFFNEDMELLTQKLKALATDGNKHRAKVDKRKQRSVFRDVLRTIEEHDFPTETVKFGPERMYIDCWVKKQTYNTFKEILGSGMQYHLQSNELLRNIFELGPPLMLDEATLKTMKISRFERHLYNSAAFKARTKARSKCRDKRTDVDEVF, via the exons ATGCCCAAATCGAAGCGGCGAGGAGGGGGTACCTCGCGCGGAACATCAG gTGCCCAGCACAGAAACATGCAACCTTTTAGTGATGAAGATGCATCAGTTGAAACTATGAGCCACTGCAGTGATCCTGCCAGCTTCAATGAAGATG GGCCTGAGATTGATGAGGAAGCTACCCAAGAGAACTTGGAATATAAACTGAAAGGGTTTATTGACTTGACGTTAGACAAGAG tacaaagacGAGGCAGTCCGTTCTTGAGGGTCTTAAAAGTGCTTTCACATCAAAAATGCTTTATGAGTTCATCCTGGAAAGGAGAATAACACTCACAGACAGTATTGAACGTTGTATCAAGAAAG GCAAGGGTGATGAACAGTGTGCAGCTGTAGGACTGGCTTGTCTGCTCTGCATACAGTTGGGGGCAGGAATTGAAAGTGAGGAAGTCTTTAAAACCCTTGCACCTCTCCTAAAGAAAATACTCTGTGATGTTTCAGCAAATATGAAAGCTAGGCAAGCT TCTGCTACCTGCTTAGGAGTCTGTTGCTTTATTGCTACTGATAATATCATG gAATTATATTTGACAATGGAATGCTTGGAAAATATATTCACAAAATCCTACCAGAAAGAGAGAACTCAAGATGGTATTTCCAGCACTCATAATCATGGTCTTTATATAAGTGCTCTCTTAGCATGGAACCTTCTGTTGACCATCTGCCCAATGAATGAAGTAAAGAAAAAGCTTGAAAT ACATTTGCATACATTTCCTAACCTGCTGTCCTATGATGATGTAAACATGAGGATTGCTGCCGGGGAAACATTGGCTGTTTTATTTGAACTTACAAGAGAATCTGATGAG GAATTTTTTAATGAGGATATGGAGCTTCTAACACAGAAATTGAAGGCTCTAGCAACAGATGGAAATAAGCATCGTGCGAAAGTAGACAAAAGGAAACAGCGATCTGTCTTCAGGGATGTCTTACGAACTATTGAG GAACACGACTTTCCCACAGAGACAGTCAAGTTTGGACCAGAGCGCATGTACATTGACTGTTGggttaaaaagcaaacatacaataCTTTCAAGGAAATTTTAGGATCAGGAATGCAGTATCATTTACAG TCCAATGAGCTTCTCCGGAATATCTTTGAACTTGGTCCACCACTGATGCTTGATGAGGCAACCCTTAAGACCATGAAGATAAGCCGTTTTGAAAGG CATTTGTACAACTCTGCAGCATTCAAAGCTCGGACTAAGGCTCGAAGCAAATGCCGTGATAAAAGAACAGATGTGGATGAAGTGTTCTAA